From the genome of Leptotrichia sp. HSP-342:
CTCAGTCACGAGGTAACGAATTAAAAAATGAGGAAACAGTAATGTTCGCTGAAGAAATTGAAAAGGAAGCAAACGATGATATTTATATTGAATTTGTAGATGGAAAGGTTGCTGAAGCACCCGGAAAAAATATTGACAAAGTTTCACGCACAAATATAGCTATGAAGAAAAATAAGAAGGACACTAATGGATACATTGCCTTTGAACAAGATGGATACGGAGTTCTTGCAACAAATTTGGAAGAGCTGAATGAAGATTATATTGTTTCAAGTCAGGTGTTTCAGCTAACAGGAATAAATGATTCGCTAGAACCTTTAAATAGAAGAATGTACGCTTTTAATACACAGCTTGATAGAAAGGTTCTGTATCCAGCTTCACGTGTATATTCGGCAATAGTTCCAAAACCAATAAGAAAGGGAATCTCAAATTTCTATCAGAATTTCAGTGAGATACCTACATTCGTAAATTCACTGTTACAGTTAAAACCTGGAAAGGCTGCAAATGCGCTTGGAAGATTTGTGGTAAATTCGACAGTAGGAGTACTAGGAGTAGCTGATGTCGCTAAAAATATGGGAATGAAAAAAGATCCTGAAACTATGGGAGATACATTAGGACATTACGGAATGGGGACAGGACCATACTTAGTGTTGCCCATGTTTGGACCAAGCAACCTGAGAGATGCCTTTGGAACTGCCATAGATTCTGTTGGGGAAGGTGCAGTACGTGGTGTTGTTGATAAAAAACTATTTTTTGATACGGGAGTATTTGACAAGAATGTATATGGATTTACAAGACCTGTTGTAACAGGGTTGAATGCACGTTCTATGCTTAGCATGAAGTATGGAGATCTAAATTCGCCGTTTGAATACGACTTAATAAAAGCACTTTATTATAATTATAGAAAAATACAAGTTATAAAATAGACAATATTTAAAAATTAAAATTTGTGTTATTCGATAGGAATTATTTAATTTTAAATAAAATTAGGAGGAAATTAGAATGAGCTATATAAAAGATGCAGATTTAGAAGTTTATAATGCAATTATGGAAGAGGAAAAAAGGCAAGAGGAAGGAATTGAGTTGATTGCTTCAGAAAATTTTGTTTCAAAGGCAGTAATGGAAGCGGCTGGGTCTGTGTTTACAAATAAATATGCGGAAGGTTATCCTGGAAAGAGATATTACGGTGGATGTTCAAATGCTGATGTTGTAGAAAGTCTTGCTATTGAAAGATTGAAACAAATATTTGG
Proteins encoded in this window:
- a CDS encoding VacJ family lipoprotein, with the translated sequence MAGKNKFILLTAMLTVATISQSRGNELKNEETVMFAEEIEKEANDDIYIEFVDGKVAEAPGKNIDKVSRTNIAMKKNKKDTNGYIAFEQDGYGVLATNLEELNEDYIVSSQVFQLTGINDSLEPLNRRMYAFNTQLDRKVLYPASRVYSAIVPKPIRKGISNFYQNFSEIPTFVNSLLQLKPGKAANALGRFVVNSTVGVLGVADVAKNMGMKKDPETMGDTLGHYGMGTGPYLVLPMFGPSNLRDAFGTAIDSVGEGAVRGVVDKKLFFDTGVFDKNVYGFTRPVVTGLNARSMLSMKYGDLNSPFEYDLIKALYYNYRKIQVIK